Genomic window (Enterobacteriaceae bacterium 4M9):
GCTCAAAGGTGTGATAGGGATAATAAAGCAGGACGTCGCGCTCACGGATGGCGTCGAAGCCGTTGCGAAACTTATCAAACCAGATGTGGCGCAGACGCGGCAGCGGTTTATTAACCAGATTAGCTTTGCCCACGTTAGGGAAGCTGATGAAGTCTTTAAAGTTATGGTAGCGCCCGCCGGGCACAATAGAGTCCAGGCGCGAAATTGAGAGCTTCTGGCACAGCATTTCTACCATCGAATCCGGCATATCGCGCTGATAGACAAAGCGCACGGGTTCAGCGGTGAGGCGCTGCTTGAGGCTTGAGGACATCAGCTCCATCAGGCTCGCCTCCATTTCATGCACCAGATCGTATTCGGCGTCACGCGTCATCTTCATGGAGTAGGCGTTCAGCGAGTCATAGTCGAAGAAACCCTTAAAGATGTCGTCCAGGCAGTAGCGCAGAATGTTATCAAGCAGGATCATGGGCTTGCGCCGACGCGGGGCTTCCGGCGGCAGGTTGACGAAGCGCGGCACTTTATCGGACGGGATCTCCAGCAGAGCATAGTGAATGTCGCTACCACGCACGATCTCCACGGCCAGATAGGTGTAATCGTCCTTCAGGAACTGCACCAGATCGGTTTCGCGCACGACCAGGATAGGCGTAATGTGCGGGCGCAGATACTGCTTAAAGTAGTGACGTAACCAGGCCTGCTGGTTGGTAGAAAGCTGACGCTCGTTAATCAGGAATATCTGGTTACGCGCCATCTCCAGCAGCAGATCGTTGTAAAGCGCATCGAACTCCTGGTCGGCCTTGAGCACGCGCGTCTGAATTTTGTTGAGCAGATGGCGGGAGTGCGAATTGGAGCCTTGTTCTTCGCTGATAATAATGCGCCGCTTCAACTCAGCAAAACGCACTTTATAGAACTCATCCAGGTTATTGGAGTAAATGCCCAGAAAACGCATGCGCTCAATCAGCGGGTTGACCTTGTCAGCCGCTTCCTGGAGCACGCGCTCGTTAAATGATAACCAGCTCAGTTCTTTTTCGATATACAGCTTTTCCTGACCCATTGCGACTCACACTCCGATTTATTGTTCTCGGGACGTGGTTATTCCGTCTCGGCGCTATTATGGCGAGCAAAGGCGGGGGATGTCCAACGATGGCTAAAAAGCGCCCTTTCGTGATTGAAAGGGCGAGGGAAGGTTAATCGGCAGCGTAGCCCTGAGCGGGCAGCGCTTTACCGTCAAGCCAGGCCTGGTTGGCGCGCATTTCAAGACGTCCATCCACAAACCAACTTACAACCAGCGGATAAATTGCGTGTTCCTGGTGCTGGACCCGAGCCGTAATAATCTCTTCGTCGTCGCCCTCAAAAACCGGCACGCTGGCCTGTAAAATCACCGGCCCGCCGTCGAGCTCATCAGTGACGAAGTGCACCGACGTGCCGTGTTCTTCGTCACCGTTTTCCAGCACCTGGCGGTGGGTATACAAGCCAGGGTATTTCGGCAGCAGGGAA
Coding sequences:
- the ppk1 gene encoding polyphosphate kinase 1, which produces MGQEKLYIEKELSWLSFNERVLQEAADKVNPLIERMRFLGIYSNNLDEFYKVRFAELKRRIIISEEQGSNSHSRHLLNKIQTRVLKADQEFDALYNDLLLEMARNQIFLINERQLSTNQQAWLRHYFKQYLRPHITPILVVRETDLVQFLKDDYTYLAVEIVRGSDIHYALLEIPSDKVPRFVNLPPEAPRRRKPMILLDNILRYCLDDIFKGFFDYDSLNAYSMKMTRDAEYDLVHEMEASLMELMSSSLKQRLTAEPVRFVYQRDMPDSMVEMLCQKLSISRLDSIVPGGRYHNFKDFISFPNVGKANLVNKPLPRLRHIWFDKFRNGFDAIRERDVLLYYPYHTFEHVLELLRQASFDPSVLAIKINIYRVAKDSRIIESMIHAAHNGKKVTVVVELQARFDEEANIHWARRLTEAGVHVIFSAPGLKIHAKLFLISRKEGDDVVRYAHIGTGNFNEKTARLYTDYSLLTADARITNEVRRVFNFIENPYRPVTFDYLMVSPQNSRRLLYEMVDKEIANAQQGLPCGITLKLNNLVDKGLVDRLYTASSFGVPVNLLIRGMCSLIPQLEGISDNINVISIVDRYLEHDRVYIFENGGDKKVFLSSADWMTRNIDYRIEVAVALLDPRLKQRVLDIIAILFSDTVKARIIDKELSNRYVPRGNRRKVRSQLAIYDYIKSLEQPE